One region of Eleutherodactylus coqui strain aEleCoq1 chromosome 5, aEleCoq1.hap1, whole genome shotgun sequence genomic DNA includes:
- the LOC136627147 gene encoding gastrula zinc finger protein XlCGF57.1-like, protein MRFIEPSSNMYVRLLDLQLCGSDNYSCQVIMSYNIPHDFSNSLLTSTIFVSQLLYQDEDLSNINTTETNVRGDQRCKEGIPTGNRPDNSIGSSEGCLISADCKAEDCGITQDTDEEPAIISDVSSALHSKDSSSDPLIQGPNSDSSQTEKQKKSQRRGEHQGTHTGEKSYSCSECGKCFLRKLDLSNHRRIHIGEKPFSCSECGKCFLRKSNLSSHRRIHTGEKPFSCSECGKCFTEKRSLVVHQRRHTGTEPYSCSECGERFCVKSHLLVHQRSHTGEKPFLCSECGSRFTVKSHLVIHQRIHTGEKPFACSECGKRFKVKSDLVAHKTVHTGEKPFLCLICGKCCRKKSDLASHQRTHTGEKPFSCSVCGKGFTQKTSLVKHDKVHKSGFSSV, encoded by the exons ATGAGGTTCATTGAGCCATCGTCTAATATGTATGTCCggcttctagacctgcagctatgtggctcagataactactcctgCCAGGTCATTATGTCATATAACATTCCACATGACTTCTCCAACAGTCTGCTGACttctacaatatttgtctcacagcttttgtatcaggatgaagatctgtccaatattaatactacagagacaaatgtgaggggtgATCAGCGATGTAAAGAGGGGATTCcaacaggtaaccgcccag ATAACAGTATCGGGAGCTCTGAGGGATGTCTGATATCTGCTgattgtaaagcagaggattgtggtatcacacaagatacagatgaagaacctgccattatctcAGATGtctcctcagcccttcacagcaaagattcatcatctgatcctcttatacagggcCCAaattctgattcatcacagactgagaagcagaagaaaagtcagaGAAGAGGAGAACATCAGGGAACTCATACAGGGGAAaagtcatattcatgttcagaatgtgggaaatgctttttaAGGAAATTGGATCTATCTAATCATCGgagaattcacataggggagaagccattttcatgttcagagtgtgggaaatgcTTTTTACGTAAATCGAATCTATCTAGCCatcggagaattcacacaggggagaagcctttttcatgttcagagtgtgggaaatgttttactgagAAACGAAGTCTTGTTGTACATCAACGTCGCCACACAGGGActgagccatattcatgttcagaatgtggggaaCGTTTTTGTGTGAAATCACATCTTCttgtacatcagagaagtcacacaggggagaagccatttttatgttcagaatgtgggagccgttttactgtgaaatcacatcttgtcatacatcagagaattcacacaggggagaagccctttgcatgttcagaatgtgggaaacgttttaaaGTGAAATCAGATCTTGTTGCACATAAGacagttcacacaggggagaagccatttctaTGTTTAATATGTGGGAAATGTTGTAGAAAGAAATCAGATCTAGCTagtcatcagagaactcacacaggggagaagccattttcatgttcagtatgtgggaaaggttttactcAGAAAACATCTCTTGTTAAACATGATAAAGTACATAAAAGTGGCTTTTCCTCTGTATGA